Part of the Falco cherrug isolate bFalChe1 chromosome 1, bFalChe1.pri, whole genome shotgun sequence genome, tagctttttttggGGTATGCTTAATTTCTTTGCTATCGGGTGTGAAACTTTGTGGTAAACCCTAACCTCATAGACCTTGCTTTGAAGGTGATGTGACCATGTTTTCAACTTTGGGTATTAAAATCCAATACCTGTTTTTAAATAAGGCTTTATATATTGGTTTTCTTCGGCCACAGATCTCACTGTTAGTGTTGAtgacttttgctttttctctgagttgctgctctttgccttttttgctgcttctgaagtGTGTATCTTCtggagtttgttttccttttgtatcCGACCTTTTTGTGTGCGCAGCATATCTTCATTCTGTTCTGATTCTCCATTATTTTTGTCCCAAGGCTCTTCCGTTAGAGCTTTGCCTCCCAAGTAATCACTAGAAACTTGTTCTGAAGGTGCCATTTAACTGGGGTGTGATGGGGTTTAGCAAATTTGTATTAATTACTTTCAAATTGTCCCCTTTGCTGTTGACACTTGTAGGGCAGCCTTCCAGGGTCAAAAACGTAAGGAATTGGGAGTTATGCAAGCCTTGCAGTAAGGAATTATATCCCAAGACAAACTTAATGCAACTGTCTAGCAAGCTGTCTTCCAGGGAATTTATAATTCCATTATTCAGTCACGTGTTTCATCATAATTAGTCTTTGCTTCTTTGTGTGCCAGCTAATTGTGCAGAACTGTTTTACTTAATGCACCTGTGGAgcagctgatattttttttttttccttctgtcttccccccccctttgGATTTTTGTGATGTTGACTGTTTTGATACTTAGATATTTTTGAAATAGTTCTTAGTCTTGTGTGCTAACCTTGcctccttttttcattttgtgtgttttttttgtttgctagGTTGAGACTGAACTGAAGTTAATCTGTTGTGACATTCTGGATGTACTGGACAAACACCTCATTCCAGCAGCTAACACTGGCGAGTCCAAGGTTTTCTATTACAAAATGTACGTATCTTCTTGTGAGGCAAGGACCTCTTCCTCTATCTGTACTAGAGACAGAAGGTAGCTATACGCGTGGCTTCTGCCCGCTCAACCACAGTAACTTCTAGAAAGAGGACAGTTCAGTCATGGCTAACAAATATCCCTTTTGGGCTACCTTTGAGGTGTTAGTGTCTGGATAGATTTTGTTTGGAGTGAGGTCATGAGAATTTAACACAAGCTGTTCTAACTTTCTAAATTACAACATAAAATCTAAATACTCTTAGATGTGAGAAACAACTGTTTAATTGAGCTAATAATGTAGAAATCCCATCCCTGCTTCAGTGTTTTGCATGAGCTGTACACTCTTCATAAAGAGAAGATTAGGTAGGCTGATAACTGTCATGTAGTCTCAACTTCAAACCTGCATTATCAAATGAAACTTGGTCATGAAGTATGTTGTTGTAGTCACTAGTTCGATGCATATTTTATACTTTCTGAAGCGTAGCTGAAATCTTGAACAGCAGAGTGTGCTTTCCCCTGTAGTTGAATCCTCTGTCCTTCAGATCAAAAACCTGTCTAGTTCAGCTACAGTTGTACAGAGACACAGTTTGATAACGGAGAAAGTAGTACTCTGATTTCCTGTACGCATGCAAGAAAATAAGCGAACCcaaactgtttgttttcttgcctCATGGCATAAAATCGACTCAAGTACTAATGCATTGTTGTCTAGGCAGTAGTTCAGCAGCAGTGTCCTTTGTGTGTGAATATATAAACATCAGTTTCAGAATTGAGCTGTTAATTTAGCAGCTGGTGGGGAAATGATGACTACCGACTTGtcactgtttctgtttccaggAAGGGGGACTACCATAGGTATCTGGCTGAGTTTGCCACAGGAAATGACAGGAAGGAGGCTGCAGAGAATAGCTTGGTGGCTTATAAAGCTGCTAGTGATATTGCAATGACAGAACTCCCACCAACACATCCTATCCGCTTAGGACTTGCGCTCAACTTCTCTGTATTCTACTATGAAATTCTTAATTCTCCTGATCGTGCCTGCAGGTAGGTAGTGactgggaaggggggggaaacTTAACGTGAATACCAAACAAGCCAGAAGTGGTTGCTGCTTGAGTAACTGCTTTTCCTCAGTAGGATCGCTGGGCTGCCTGGCTTTCTTCCTGCTCTGGTAACTGATGACTTGCTGTGTTTGAGGTCAATTCGCTGGAAAGGTTTTCAACTTTGCCATTTGCTTTTGAGTCCAGACCCATTTGTTTTATCTGGAAGTAGATCACGTATGAGCAGCAGAATAGCGATAGCCTTGGATTGATCAGCTAATGGCAGTTTTAACAGCTTGCCATGTTAACTCTGTGCATGCCCTTGTCCTGCAAAAAGTGTGAGGTGATAGAACTTGCCTCTCTGGCTGTTCCACAAGGTAAGAGGGATCATGTTCCCAATTTCTGTGAACACGTATAGAATGACAATAGCTCATCTGTCTGTAGGGGCTCAGCTCATATGAGCGCAGAAGTGGTGACTGAAGCAAGAGCCGTTCGTCTTATATTTCTGTCATTGCAGGTTATGTAATATTCTTTTTCAAGCTTTTAGCAGATCTTAATCTGTTCTACTACAAGACGTAGAAATACTCAATAAAACCAATATGCTTGAGTGAAAAGATTCTGAAGTATGCAAAGTGactgcatttgaaaatgagaGATGTTTGGATGAACATCTAATCACTGttgaataatataaaaaaatgttacagatgTCATGTAGCCAAACTAGAAGATAGGTGTCCTGAGGCACAGGTTCAACTTGCGTGCTTCCGGAGTCTGTTTAGCAATATACGTTAAATCTGACTTATTCTGTTCTTACAGGTTGGCAAAAGCAGCTTTCGATGATGCTATTGCAGAACTGGATACACTGAGTGAAGAAAGCTATAAGGACTCTACACTTATCATGCAGTTGTTACGTGATAATCTGACACTATGGACTTCAGACATGCAGGGTGATGGTAAGTACGTTCAGCTCGAAAATGCTGCTGTCTGCTCACCTCTGCCCAGGAACCAGAGCGTGGAAATGTAGATGGATTCGGTGTTTTACTTCTGTCTTTCCTAGTAATTGACTCTCCtgaatttctgtcctttcttaaCACTGCCTAAGTTGTTAGGGGTGACACTAGCTGCTTTTGAGAAGCTTTTCAGCTCTCACTTGAAGGAGGTGTGGAGTAagtaacattaatttttttcttctccccacctgGCTGTTGAGGCATCTGTGATTAAATTAAATCActggttttaaaagaacagcttgcttgcttttatgGCGTGGTGTGTTCATCTGTGGTTGTCATTCCAACCAGATGTGAATTTCTAATGCAGGAGGAAGTATTGGAAATAACCTagttcccccttttttttttttttcaggacacTGTTGATATGTCTGTTGGTATTTTAGTGGAAGACTTGCTGCCCTCATACTAATCACTTCACCTTACagcattttctgtatcttttcctctccttatGAAGGATTAGGTacaaggagaagaggaagaaagggaaaaggattttgtaaaatactttgttacaaaaaaacccccacaaagCTTGGGGAAATATAATTTGCTGCTTGAGATGTTAAGTACTTTTATTTAATACACTCCCCAAACCGCTAGCTTGTGACGCCTGAAGTGGGCTACTGCCAGAGCAAATACTACGTATATTCCCTGGCAGTACCAGAGGGTGGGATGTTGATTGCTTTTGTTACTAATACGTGGTAGTtagttaaatttttttatttaaattttaaagggtttttttggcataCTGAGtggactttttccttttatactTTCCCATACAATGCTAAGCATAAATTTACTCGTGTGGGTTTTTGAAGTACAcctttgctatttaaaaagaaacttgagTTGTCTTCTGCAAAAATTACGTCCTGGAGAGACAGGTGGAAAGGGCTGACCTCCAAGTTTAAAGTCAGTCCTGTTTAAATTATGTTAGGTACTTAGACACGCACAGAAGCTTAAACAACATGGCTTTTTAACTTCTGATAGATACTGAGGGTCTTAAAAGTTTTTTGTAAGATGTTAGTTGAAGCATGGCGATAGCCGTATAGCGTGACTTCAGAGTACCTTATTGGTGTGTAGTGTCTGTTTGAAAGCAACTGTAGAATCTCTTTAACTCTACCAACTACCTGGTTTTGTGTAGGATCGAtgggtttgttttaaagtattattaCTTGATAGCTTCCTGCTCTTTGCGTAGATCATGAGTATTGGATGTTGTAGATCCTGTTTCAGCCCTATTTCTTTGGGCTTTTGACAGAACGGGGAAAGCTGTAAATGTGCAGGGCCTTGGCTTCTAGGTTACCCTGCTGCTTCCTGGTGCTGAAGTCTCTCGCCAGGGCCCACACCTTGCTTCTGAAGGTGTGAGGTTATCTGATAGCGCagaagcatgtgtgtgtgtcctggATAGGTATGTACCGACCCTGCTCTAAATGCTGCAGGTATAATTGGATGCCTGCCTTGCCATGGTTAGGtgttggaaaaagaaattgcttccCAATTCCCACAATTGAAATAggaccttttatttttcttctgtaacagAGACAAATATTCTGGTGCTCTGTGGTAACACTGAGGAAgccatttcagtgaagttaaCGAGGCCAAACTGGTGTTACGAGACAGTAACATCTTCCAAAAGCTGCTTTATTTGCACGTGAGCTGACTAATATGCCTCATGTATTACAGAAGTTCAGGATTATTTACAGAGGctctttatatttcttcttgcaTAATCTAGGTTGTAATTTCTCATTTCGTAATTAGCTCCATAGCATAGACaatagatatttttgtttttcctgaggtATTTCAGATTTCCTGGTTACTGTTCATGATGCATGCCAGGATGATGATTACAGAATTCAAAACACTGTAGAACTCCTTAAAATAGTGGTGCAGTTCTCCAGGTCCACAGAAAGTATGGTGTCGATGCATATCGTTCAGACGTAGGtgcaaaattaagttttctcatttcctcaTCCCATGCTGATACGCTGGCTGGGTGCATTTAAAACTGTTGCTTCTAGAattctgtatttccaaaatGGGTAGAGCCTTTGTAGATTGGTAAAAGTTAATTGGCACTGAGCAAATCATCACTACTAGTAGTTTCCTAAGGGGTGGGGGAGACTTGAAAAAAGCTTGTTGTGTTTATTAAGCTTTTGCCTGTTTTTATTCCAGTTGTGTAGGTTGTAGAGTATGACTTTCTAAAATCAGGTGTTGGTCAGCTGCTGCACTTTTCCATCTCATTTACTCTATCTTTAACCATGTCATAGACGAGGTGTCGAGTTTATTTTCACGCTTGTAATGTCGTCTTCATATGattcctcttttccccttctttcctgcTGTATAGATTCCTAAAGGAAAGTCCAACTGTTCATTTCCTAAAAACTCTACTTTGTAAGTCTTCGTCATGGCTTAATGAACTTTTCAGCGTCAGTTTTCTTCTGATCACTAATTGTGCTTGCCTCTGTCACTCTCCTGCTGCTGATAAATTGCTTGTATCTTTGACTCCATTCCAGGGCTAAGCAATGTTCTACCAGTTTGGGACCTGCTGGCCCTACCCAGGTCCAATACGCTTGACTAAGAGCCAAAGTAACTTACAAGTTTGGGAATTGAGCTGCGTACCTGGATGGATATTAAGAATATTTGGGCATGAAAAGTACTTTCACAATGGCCTGATAAAGGAGTATTTGCTTAAGTGCGTTGGCTAGAGCATGCTCAGATCTTCTTTTAATCATCTTCCTGGGTTAGGGCCTCGGCTTTCctctctgaaatgaaatttcctatctgttaatgtaattttaaatgtaagtttTATTGTTGTTGGATGTCACATGTCTTGTGTTCCTAGGCCACCTCTTCCAAATCTACCTTGTGTTGCACCTGGTGATAATTCTGAATCTGAACATGCTCTGAGCAGGCATTCTGATGATACGCTGAAAGTCATTAGTCTCATTTGATAGGGTTttattgcaaattaattttttgaatgGGCAGTTTTTGTTTATCGCCCTTAAGAGAGTATCATCTCACATCATTAAAGATcattgtaaagaaaacatttttccgTTTCTCCTACCAATTAAGTTAACTGTGCATGTGTTAATGGCACTAGCTGAAGTACGTTAAACTTTTTCCCGTTGCATTAGACGTCGGGCAAAGACATGCAGGAGGCATTGCATGCACCTCACCCAGGGGCAGCTGAAGTATAACCAAACACTTGCTACCGGAGGCTTTGTGGAGAGATTTCCATTTCACTGCATGTTGCAGCCTCGTTGAATAGGCCCAAACTGGCTGTTTttcaagagaaattaatttccacactgttttccttttaataaactCAAGTTGGGGTTTCTGGTCATGTTGGACTTGAAGTAGGGATGGTTTTTCATACTACTTTCGGTACCCTTAATAATATGTGCCATCAGTGTTGGTTTGTAAAACTGACTGCAGTACTTTGCTGTTGTTGAGACTTGAGTGGACGTGGGcagaaaaaattttaatttctaaaaactGTTTTGGTCTCACTTCTGTAGCTAGTGAATAGATGTCCTTCGGGCACTCGGGAGTAGAGATGAGGTTTTGGGGAAGCTGTTTTCCGATTTAATGGATGTTGATCTACAGCCATTCTGATGAATCGGCTCTTGATCAACAGGACCGGTCACATGCGCAGTGTCAGTTTTTTCGGGACCgtggtttgttgtttgtccTTACAACAGAGTTCGTCTTCTAATggcctgtgctgcagttctgTATGAAATGTGATGGGGTGATTATGAGGCTTAATTTCCATGGAAACGCTTCACTCCCAAACTGGCTGTGTtatgtgagtgtgtgtgtcaTCTCTGCAAGTGTGTGAGCGAGCGTGTGTACTTGCATGAAACTATTAATCTCTAGATGATTGTTAAGCCGTTCTGCAGGTCTCGTCTTTTAGAAGTTGACGTCTTACTTTTAAACGCTTTTGTAGGTGAAGAACAGAATAAAGAAGCGCTGCAGGATGTGGAAGATGAAAACCAGTGAGACACAAAGGCCAACAAGAGAACCCATCTCTGACcacccttccccttccccacaaaAACCCTCAGTGTCACTCTGAGAACCACCAAATCTGACTTTTACATTGGGTCTCAGAATTTAGGTTCCTGCCCTGTtgggtttctttatttttattttttttacacagtttAAAAGTTCTTAAAAGGCAAGAGTGAATTTCTGTGGATTTTACTGGTGCCAGCTTGTAGGTTCTTTAAGACACTAACAGGACTGC contains:
- the YWHAE gene encoding 14-3-3 protein epsilon — encoded protein: MDDREDLVYQAKLAEQAERYDEMVESMKKVAGMDVELTVEERNLLSVAYKNVIGARRASWRIISSIEQKEENKGGEDKLKMIREYRQMVETELKLICCDILDVLDKHLIPAANTGESKVFYYKMKGDYHRYLAEFATGNDRKEAAENSLVAYKAASDIAMTELPPTHPIRLGLALNFSVFYYEILNSPDRACRLAKAAFDDAIAELDTLSEESYKDSTLIMQLLRDNLTLWTSDMQGDGEEQNKEALQDVEDENQ